ACGGCTTCAAGGAGCAGTAGCGCTTCGGCCGCGTCCTGCAACGGCCCGTGGTACCGTCCGACCGATGGTCGCCACTCGAGCCGTTTCGACGCGCGTCGTCATCGCGCTCCTGTTCGGGATCTCGACGCTGGTCGCGTGCGTGGCCACCGCCGCGCCCCGCGCCGATCTCTACCTCTTCAACGGCCGCATCCTCGCGGGCGTGGACGACGCGGGCGGCAAGCAGTCCGCCCGCTGGATCGAGGCGCTGCTGGTTCACGACGGACGCATCGCCGCCGCGGGCAAACGCGCCGACGTCGAAGCCGAGATCGCTCGGCTTCAGCTGAAACCGCGCCGCGTCGATCTCGCCGGCCGCTTCGCCATGCCGGGCCTGTGTGACGCGCACGGGCATTTCGCGAGCCTTGGGTTTTCGCTCGATCGGTTGCAGCTGCGCGGAGCGACTTCGCCCGAGCAGGTGGCGCAGATCGTGGCCGAGGCGGCGAAGACGCGCGCCAAGGGCGAGTGGATCCAGGGCCGTGGCTGGGATCAGAACCTGTGGGCGGTGAAGAAATTCCCCACCGCCGAGCTGCTCGATCGCGCGGCTCCCGACAACCCGGTCTGGCTGCGGCGCGTGGACGGCCACGCGGCGTGGGCGAACTCGAGGGCGCTGGCGCTCGCCGGCGTCACGCGCGGCACGCCCGATCCGGATGGCGGGCGCATCGAACGAGATGCCGATGGCCGGCCGACCGGCGTGCTGGTGGACAACGCCACGCGGCTGGTGGAGCGCGCGGTGCCGACGCCCTCGCGCGAGCAACTGCGCGCGGCCCTGCTGCGGGCGGGCGAGAACTGCGCCCAGTTCGGGCTCACTGCGGTGCATGAACCCGGCATCGACTCGGTCACGGTCGAGGCCTTCCGCGAACTGGCGAACTCGGGCGAGCTACCGACGCGCGTGTTCGCCATGCTGTCGGCGGCGACCGCGATGCGGCCCGGCATGCTGCCGGCGAAGAAGATCACCGCCGGCGAGGGCCTGTTCCGCGTGTTCGCGGTGAAGGCCTACGCCGA
The DNA window shown above is from Candidatus Sulfotelmatobacter sp. and carries:
- a CDS encoding amidohydrolase; protein product: MVATRAVSTRVVIALLFGISTLVACVATAAPRADLYLFNGRILAGVDDAGGKQSARWIEALLVHDGRIAAAGKRADVEAEIARLQLKPRRVDLAGRFAMPGLCDAHGHFASLGFSLDRLQLRGATSPEQVAQIVAEAAKTRAKGEWIQGRGWDQNLWAVKKFPTAELLDRAAPDNPVWLRRVDGHAAWANSRALALAGVTRGTPDPDGGRIERDADGRPTGVLVDNATRLVERAVPTPSREQLRAALLRAGENCAQFGLTAVHEPGIDSVTVEAFRELANSGELPTRVFAMLSAATAMRPGMLPAKKITAGEGLFRVFAVKAYADGALGSRGAALLADYSDDPGNRGLLVTPPDSLEIYARACLAHGYPLCTHAIGDRGNRVALDAYERAAGGAAGLQGKRFRIEHAQVLSPQDLPRFARDGIIASMQPTHCTSDMPWAPDRLGAERVKGAYAWRQLLNSGARLALGSDFPVESPDPRLGIYAAITTQKPDGTPPAGFRPGEKLTILEALRGFTSDAAYAAWAEHEVGRLEKGMRADVTVFDRDLTSVAPAEILKARCEMTVVDGRVEYEAAGR